In a genomic window of Labeo rohita strain BAU-BD-2019 chromosome 20, IGBB_LRoh.1.0, whole genome shotgun sequence:
- the katnbl1 gene encoding KATNB1-like protein 1 isoform X2 yields the protein MATGSHVESNAEVHRLKQAQPHDLLKRMVCSGDEKNMREVDYSLKDETDQERFPVGRCVHKYSKAKRAVVSKKKTRHSGVGSRACRRSPTASRTSDMANKENELTCADDVQAILYSDNCGFPVNSTDASKMAGAGSKYSDYFTELSKDHEAMTHVLFGRNLRLNVALTLWRKNASELVAYLNRIQDTGVLVDCLPVLTKSLQEEQPCISIGCCVDLLPQVKMILNTKYEEHLIVALHWVQSTIKKWWSELSTNNKSLHDGFSNDRNVQAMKTMLLELWEGKRYLSSVPGTVGETAKVIESYVSQLR from the exons ATGGCCACTGGAAGTCATGTTGAAAGTAATGCAGAAGTCCACAGGCTCAAGCAGGCCCAGCCCCATGATCTTCTCAAACGTATGGTTTGTTCTGGAGATGAGAAGAACATGAGGGAG GTGGATTATTCACTTAAGGACGAAACCGATCAAGAGAG ATTTCCAGTGGGCCGTTGTGTGCACAAATACAGCAAAGCGAAGCGAGCGGTGGTTAGCAAAAAGAAAACACGTCACTCTGGGGTGGGATCAAGAGCATGTCGGAGATCGCCCACCGCGAGCAGGACGTCTGACATGGCAAACAAAGAAAATGAACTGACCTGTGCTGATGACGTGCAGGCTATTCTTTACAGTGACAACTGTGGGTTCCCTGTGAACTCGACAGACGCCTCAAAAATGGCAGGAGCTGGCTCCAAATACAGTGATTATTTCACTGAG TTATCAAAAGACCATGAAGCAATGACTCATGTGCTCTTTGGAAGAAATCTGAGACTGAATGTTGCTTTGACTCTTTGGCGGAAAAACGCAAGTGAACTAGTGGCATACTTGAACAG AATACAAGACACAGGGGTGCTTGTTGACTGTTTGCCTGTACTTACTAAAAG TCTTCAGGAAGAACAGCCGTGTATTTCAATAGGTTGTTGTGTTGACCTTTTACCACAAGTGAAAATGATTCTTAACACTAAATATGAAGA ACACCTCATCGTAGCTTTACACTGGGTTCAATctaccattaaaaaatggtGGTCTGAGCTCTCCACAAACAACAAAAGCTTGCACGATGGCTTTTCAAATGACAG GAATGTTCAGGCAATGAAGACGATGCTTCTTGAACTGTGGGAGGGGAAGAGATACTTAAGTTCAGTTCCAGGAACTGTAGGAGAAACAGCAAAG GTTATAGAATCGTACGTGTCACAACTGCGCTGA
- the katnbl1 gene encoding KATNB1-like protein 1 isoform X1, whose amino-acid sequence MATGSHVESNAEVHRLKQAQPHDLLKRMVCSGDEKNMREVDYSLKDETDQERFPVGRCVHKYSKAKRAVVSKKKTRHSGVGSRACRRSPTASRTSDMANKENELTCADDVQAILYSDNCGFPVNSTDASKMAGAGSKYSDYFTELSKDHEAMTHVLFGRNLRLNVALTLWRKNASELVAYLNRIQDTGVLVDCLPVLTKSLQEEQPCISIGCCVDLLPQVKMILNTKYEEHLIVALHWVQSTIKKWWSELSTNNKSLHDGFSNDSRNVQAMKTMLLELWEGKRYLSSVPGTVGETAKVIESYVSQLR is encoded by the exons ATGGCCACTGGAAGTCATGTTGAAAGTAATGCAGAAGTCCACAGGCTCAAGCAGGCCCAGCCCCATGATCTTCTCAAACGTATGGTTTGTTCTGGAGATGAGAAGAACATGAGGGAG GTGGATTATTCACTTAAGGACGAAACCGATCAAGAGAG ATTTCCAGTGGGCCGTTGTGTGCACAAATACAGCAAAGCGAAGCGAGCGGTGGTTAGCAAAAAGAAAACACGTCACTCTGGGGTGGGATCAAGAGCATGTCGGAGATCGCCCACCGCGAGCAGGACGTCTGACATGGCAAACAAAGAAAATGAACTGACCTGTGCTGATGACGTGCAGGCTATTCTTTACAGTGACAACTGTGGGTTCCCTGTGAACTCGACAGACGCCTCAAAAATGGCAGGAGCTGGCTCCAAATACAGTGATTATTTCACTGAG TTATCAAAAGACCATGAAGCAATGACTCATGTGCTCTTTGGAAGAAATCTGAGACTGAATGTTGCTTTGACTCTTTGGCGGAAAAACGCAAGTGAACTAGTGGCATACTTGAACAG AATACAAGACACAGGGGTGCTTGTTGACTGTTTGCCTGTACTTACTAAAAG TCTTCAGGAAGAACAGCCGTGTATTTCAATAGGTTGTTGTGTTGACCTTTTACCACAAGTGAAAATGATTCTTAACACTAAATATGAAGA ACACCTCATCGTAGCTTTACACTGGGTTCAATctaccattaaaaaatggtGGTCTGAGCTCTCCACAAACAACAAAAGCTTGCACGATGGCTTTTCAAATGACAG CAGGAATGTTCAGGCAATGAAGACGATGCTTCTTGAACTGTGGGAGGGGAAGAGATACTTAAGTTCAGTTCCAGGAACTGTAGGAGAAACAGCAAAG GTTATAGAATCGTACGTGTCACAACTGCGCTGA
- the emc7b gene encoding ER membrane protein complex subunit 7, which produces MQQMKRLLDVYVALQALFALSWCFSDAEPGPVAGSLSNGDRFKIEGRAIVPGVKTQDWISTARILVEGEEYVGFLKTDGSFAVNDVPSGSYVVEIVSPSFRFDPVRVDITSKGKMRARLVNYIKTSEVIRQPYPLQIRSSGPHTYFMKRETWGWTDFLMNPMVMMMVLPLLIIVLLPKVVNTNDPEMRKEMEQSMNMLNPNPELPDVSEFMTKLFSKGSSKSSGGNKGSRSVAPKRR; this is translated from the exons ATGCAACAAATGAAGCGTCTATTAGATGTATATGTGGCGTTGCAGGCTCTGTTTGCGTTGTCATGGTGTTTTTCCGACGCAGAGCCGGGGCCTGTAGCAGGTTCTCTGTCGAATGGAGACCGTTTCAAAATTGAAGGACGAGCGATTGTTCCCGGAGTGAAAACACAAGACTGGATCTCCACAGCACGAATCCTTGTGGAAGGAGAGGAATATGTTGGTTTTCTCAA GACTGATGGGAGCTTCGCCGTCAACGATGTGCCCTCTGGCTCATATGTGGTTGAAATCGTATCACCATCCTTCAGATTTGATCCTGTTCGGGTGGACATTACCTCCAAAGGGAAAATGAG AGCACGCTTGGTGAATTACATCAAAACATCTGAAGTTATTCGACAGCCGTACCCTCTTCAGATCAGATCCAGTGGTCCACACACGTACTTCATGAAGCGGGAAACCTGGGGCTGGACTGATTTTCTGATGAACCCAATG GTCATGATGATGGTTCTTCCTTTATTAATCATCGTCCTGCTCCCGAAAGTGGTAAATACAAATGATCCTGAGATGAGAAAG gAAATGGAACAGTCTATGAATATGTTGAACCCTAACCCAGAATTGCCAGATGTTTCTGAATTCATGACTAAACTGTTTTCCAAGGGTTCCAGTAAGTCTAGCGGAGGCAACAAAGGCAGCAGAAGTGTTGCTCCGAAGAGGAGGTAG
- the chrm5b gene encoding muscarinic acetylcholine receptor M5b has protein sequence MDIQNFTASRNVSAILPAPYSLLEVITIATVSAVVSLITIVGNVLVMLSFKVNSQLKTVNNYYLLSLAFADLIIGVFSMNLYTSYILMGYWSLGNIACDLWLALDYVASNASVMNLLVISFDRYFSITRPLTYRAKRTPKRAGIMIGLAWLVSFILWAPPILCWQYFVGERTVPPNQCQIQFFSEPIITFGTAIAAFYVPVSIMTILYCKIYKETEKRTKNLAELQGYPSLDSHEDPKVRKPILRCFNFKNKRDVTQASWSSSNQSYVTRTTLQSEDLWTKSDQVTTLNSYTSSEDDERSVSETTPRESFKNQESTVNKNGQLICYEDSKYLSDLAKCSQTNNKKCMSYKFKPILSDITSLQGSTEADTTNTDDCQSSEPQAPSSTSSSTKPEDPNLKIQMTKRKRMVLIKEKKAAQTLSAILLAFLLTWTPYNIMVLISTFCSECIPVSLWHLGYWLCYVNSTINPMCYALCNKTFQKTFWMLVLCKWKKNRGEEKLY, from the coding sequence ATggatattcaaaattttaccgCAAGTCGAAATGTCTCCGCTATCCTGCCTGCCCCATACAGTCTGTTGGAAGTCATAACCATTGCAACAGTATCAGCTGTCGTGAGTCTCATCACAATAGTGGGGAATGTGCTGGTGATGCTCTCGTTCAAGGTCAACAGCCAACTTAAGACTGTTAACAACTACTACTTACTCAGTTTGGCTTTTGCAGACCTTATTATCGGTGTCTTCTCAATGAACCTGTACACATCCTACATTCTCATGGGATACTGGTCTTTAGGGAATATAGCGTGTGATCTGTGGTTGGCACTTGACTATGTTGCAAGTAACGCCTCGGTGATGAACTTGCTGGTCATCAGCTTCGACAGATATTTTTCGATTACAAGACCACTCACCTACAGAGCTAAACGGACCCCGAAACGTGCAGGCATCATGATTGGCTTGGCATGGCTGGTATCGTTTATATTGTGGGCTCCACCCATTCTGTGCTGGCAGTACTTTGTTGGAGAGAGGACAGTTCCTCCTAACCAATGCCAGATCCAGTTTTTCTCAGAACCCATAATTACATTTGGGACGGCCATAGCGGCTTTTTATGTCCCGGTATCCATCATGACAATCCTCTATTGCAAAATCtacaaagaaacagaaaaacgcACAAAGAACTTAGCAGAACTCCAAGGATATCCATCGCTGGACAgccatgaagaccctaaagtgCGAAAGCCAATACTACGATGctttaactttaaaaacaagAGGGACGTCACTCAAGCATCATGGTCTTCGTCCAACCAGAGTTACGTAACAAGGACAACATTGCAGTCTGAAGACCTGTGGACAAAATCAGACCAAGTCACAACCCTAAACAGTTACACATCATCAGAGGATGACGAGCGGTCCGTCTCTGAAACAACCCCGCGAGAATCATTCAAGAACCAGGAATCGACAGTCAATAAAAATGGACAGCTAATCTGTTATGAAGACAGCAAATATCTAAGTGATCTTGCAAAATGCTCCcagacaaacaataaaaaatgcatgtcataCAAGTTCAAGCCGATCCTTAGCGATATCACTTCTTTGCAAGGTAGCACCGAAGCTGATACAACAAACACAGATGATTGTCAGTCCTCAGAGCCACAGGCTCCTTCATCAACATCTTCTTCTACCAAACCAGAAGATCCAAACTTGAAGATCCAGATGACCAAGCGGAAACGAATGGTCCTAATCAAGGAGAAAAAGGCTGCTCAGACTCTCAGTGCAATTCTTCTGGCGTTCCTCCTCACCTGGACCCCGTACAACATCATGGTGCTCATCTCCACCTTTTGCTCTGAATGCATCCCAGTGTCCCTCTGGCATCTGGGCTACTGGCTCTGCTACGTCAACAGCACCATCAACCCCATGTGTTATGCCCTGTGCAACAAGACCTTCCAGAAGACCTTTTGGATGTTAGTCCTCTGCAAGTGGAAGAAGAATAGAGGAGAGGAGAAACTGTACTGA
- the aven gene encoding cell death regulator Aven: MEFRHSRGRGGHWKRGGRGGGGGGGGDAETGSAGEHRGRGRGSHHHRGRGKRDHRRGRGREFGPPADFRRHQDDQDNKENFEQEEEDHSFSRRKLESNWDRYEETEKEEINEDVPSQRGTDYQVLLTSAGDSFTQFRFSDEKDWEMDSLAKNQIPALFIDLPALTQSLQELPLHTRLNLEAELVQVTLPVELPSVTVPHRTDSTLTTGLKAPQAGRESNLSISCSVKPVSSTTPSLGVSTAIPPATDDADQELDLLLNLQKPVTEMTLVESHTTTDDVLNNPTQGSEEERKDQKADMKETKPEVESEAKPTRQDVTEEDLEDWLDSMIS, from the exons ATGGAATTCAGACATAGTCGTGGACGCGGAGGGCACTGGAAAAGAGGAGGTAGGGGtggaggtggaggtggaggtggTGATGCTGAGACCGGCAGTGCGGGAGAGCACAGGGGTCGCGGAAGAGGAAGCCACCACCATCGTGGAAGAGGCAAACGGGATCATCGCAGAGGAAGAGGGCGAGAGTTTGGACCTCCTGCAGACTTTCGACGA CATCAAGATGACCAGGACAACAAAGAAAACTTTGAGCAAGAGGAGGAAGACCACTCCTTCTCAAGACGAAAGCTTGAGTCCAACTGGGACCGTTATGAGGAAACCGAGaaagaagaaataaatgaaGATGTTCCTTCACAGAGAGGCACAGACTATCAGGTCCTTCTCACTTCAGCTG GGGACTCGTTCACTCAGTTCAGGTTCTCTGATGAGAAGGACTGGGAGATGGATTCACTGGCAAAAAATCag ATTCCAGCTCTGTTTATAGATCTGCCAGCTTTAACTCAGTCACTTCAAGAGCTTCCACTGCACACAAGACTGAACCTGGAGGCTGAGCTTGTGCAG GTAACGCTTCCTGTTGAGCTGCCGTCTGTGACAGTGCCTCACAGAACTGACTCGACTCTAACAACTGGTTTGAAAGCTCCTCAGGCAGGCCGAGAGTCAAACCTGAGCATTTCCTGTAGTGTAAAGCCTGTTTCAAGTACCACACCATCTCTCGGGGTCTCCACAGCCATCCCTCCTGCCACAGATGATGCTGACCAGGAGCTCGACCTTCTCCTCAACTTGCAGAAACCCGTCACAGAAATGACTTTAGTCGAATCTCACACTACAACAGATGATGTGCTAAACAACCCAACACAAG GTTCAGAAGAAGAGAGAAAAGATCAAAAGGCTGATATGAAAGAGACGAAGCCAGAAGTGGAGAGTGAAGCTAAACCTACGAGGCAGGACGTGACAGAGGAGGATCTGGAGGACTGGCTGGACAGCATGATCTCCTGA